The Lacipirellula parvula genome window below encodes:
- the glgX gene encoding glycogen debranching protein GlgX — protein MPAAQRFMQFRYPLPYGALLQDGGVQFVVYSRSATAMRVLLYKRVTDREPYRIVDFNRTTDRWGDIWSLFVPDLEAGALYHFQADGPYAPERGHRFNPQARLIDPYARALAGAFQASEDGIIRPPKCVVIDDNFDWQGDRHLRRPLSESVIYEMHVRGFTKGGSSNVDSPGSYLGVIEKIPYLQSLGVTAVELMPIHEFPTNGVFGGKLDRPNYWGYDSLAFFSPHRGYQQGNEPGDQVRQFKEMVRALHAAGIEVILDVVFNHTAEGNHMGPTLSFKGLENRVYYMLNGDGTYKNYSGCGNTVNGNHPICREMIFHCLRHWVYNYHIDGFRFDLASILSRNRNGELVPNPPMVELIAEDPMLADTKIIAEAWDAAGAFQVGNFADKRWAEWNGHYRDDVRRFWRGDQGMIGPMATRLSGSSDLYQSSGRHPYHSINFVTSHDGYPLNDLVSYEHKHNQANGEDNRDGENNNNSANYGVEGPTRRKHIVELRRRQAKNMMASLLLSEGTPMIVAGDEVLRTQRGNNNAYCQDNATSWFDWNLVEKNAEMLRFTQAIIEFRKAQPNVRRPMFLTGQAAQEGQIPDVSWYGPEGHGVNWGSQQKSLVCVLGTAGLDDPSARYIMLLLHAGGDSQDFTIPAAVRRLPWRLFVDTAAEAPGDVYPGVNGPAVPAGGRVKMVHHSMRCYVA, from the coding sequence ATGCCAGCCGCGCAGCGATTCATGCAGTTTCGCTATCCGCTGCCTTACGGTGCGCTCTTACAAGACGGCGGGGTGCAGTTCGTCGTATACAGCCGCTCGGCTACGGCCATGCGGGTGTTGCTCTACAAGCGAGTTACTGACCGCGAACCGTATCGCATCGTCGACTTCAATCGCACCACCGACCGGTGGGGCGACATTTGGAGTCTCTTCGTGCCTGATCTTGAAGCAGGCGCGTTGTACCATTTTCAAGCCGACGGGCCCTACGCCCCCGAGCGCGGCCACCGCTTCAATCCGCAAGCGCGATTGATCGATCCGTACGCTCGCGCGTTGGCCGGCGCCTTCCAAGCGTCGGAAGACGGCATCATCCGCCCGCCGAAGTGCGTCGTCATCGACGATAACTTCGACTGGCAAGGCGATCGCCACTTGCGCCGCCCGCTGTCTGAGTCGGTGATCTACGAGATGCACGTCCGCGGGTTCACCAAGGGCGGCTCCAGCAACGTCGACTCGCCTGGTAGCTATCTCGGCGTCATCGAGAAGATTCCGTATCTACAATCGCTCGGCGTCACCGCCGTCGAGCTGATGCCGATTCACGAGTTCCCCACGAACGGCGTGTTCGGCGGCAAGCTCGATCGTCCCAACTACTGGGGCTACGACTCCCTCGCGTTCTTTTCGCCTCACCGCGGCTACCAACAGGGGAACGAGCCGGGCGACCAGGTTCGCCAGTTCAAGGAAATGGTCCGGGCGCTCCACGCGGCCGGCATCGAAGTGATTCTCGACGTGGTGTTCAATCACACCGCCGAAGGAAATCACATGGGACCGACGCTCAGCTTCAAGGGGCTTGAGAATCGCGTCTACTACATGCTCAATGGCGACGGCACCTACAAGAACTACTCCGGCTGCGGCAACACGGTGAACGGCAATCACCCGATCTGCCGCGAGATGATTTTCCACTGCCTCCGCCACTGGGTTTACAACTACCACATCGACGGGTTCCGTTTCGATTTGGCGTCGATCCTCAGCCGTAACCGGAACGGCGAGCTCGTGCCGAATCCGCCGATGGTCGAGCTGATCGCCGAAGATCCGATGCTTGCCGACACGAAGATCATCGCCGAAGCGTGGGACGCCGCCGGGGCGTTCCAAGTCGGCAACTTCGCCGACAAGCGTTGGGCCGAGTGGAACGGCCACTACCGCGACGACGTCCGCCGTTTTTGGCGCGGCGACCAGGGGATGATCGGCCCGATGGCCACTCGGCTGTCAGGTTCGAGCGACCTCTACCAATCGAGCGGTCGTCATCCGTATCACAGCATTAATTTCGTCACCTCGCACGACGGCTACCCGCTGAACGACTTAGTCAGCTACGAACACAAGCACAATCAGGCCAACGGAGAAGACAACCGGGACGGAGAGAATAACAACAACAGTGCGAACTACGGCGTAGAAGGTCCGACTCGGCGAAAGCACATCGTCGAGCTGCGTCGCCGCCAGGCGAAGAACATGATGGCGTCGCTCCTATTGAGCGAAGGGACGCCCATGATCGTCGCCGGCGATGAAGTCCTGCGAACCCAGCGCGGCAACAACAATGCTTACTGCCAAGACAACGCGACGAGCTGGTTCGATTGGAATTTAGTTGAGAAGAACGCGGAGATGTTGCGGTTCACGCAAGCCATCATTGAGTTTCGCAAGGCTCAGCCCAACGTCCGTCGTCCAATGTTCCTCACCGGCCAAGCGGCCCAAGAGGGACAGATTCCGGACGTCAGTTGGTACGGGCCCGAGGGGCATGGCGTGAACTGGGGTTCCCAGCAGAAGAGCTTGGTGTGCGTACTCGGCACCGCGGGTCTCGACGACCCGTCCGCCCGGTACATCATGCTGCTGCTCCATGCGGGGGGCGATTCGCAAGATTTCACCATCCCGGCGGCCGTGCGACGGCTTCCTTGGCGCCTCTTCGTCGATACCGCGGCCGAAGCCCCGGGCGACGTTTACCCCGGCGTCAACGGCCCCGCAGTCCCCGCCGGCGGACGCGTGAAAATGGTCCATCACTCGATGCGGTGCTATGTAGCATAG
- a CDS encoding cupin domain-containing protein, producing the protein MPRLINSPTRIHAHGEPPKVIEEYIGRVNSQTAEVSVARMVSPSGWSEPGQTPEFAEYTLVLRGSLRVETRGETFDVAAGQAIITDAGEWIRYSSPGVEGAEYVAVCLPAFSPTTVHRDE; encoded by the coding sequence ATGCCGCGACTCATCAATTCGCCGACGCGTATTCACGCCCACGGCGAACCGCCCAAAGTGATTGAGGAATACATCGGTCGGGTCAATTCTCAGACCGCCGAGGTGAGCGTCGCGCGGATGGTGAGCCCATCAGGCTGGAGCGAGCCGGGCCAGACGCCGGAGTTCGCGGAGTACACGCTGGTGCTGCGCGGATCACTGCGCGTGGAAACACGCGGCGAGACCTTCGACGTTGCCGCGGGGCAAGCGATCATCACGGACGCGGGCGAATGGATTCGCTATAGCAGCCCGGGCGTCGAAGGGGCGGAGTATGTGGCGGTTTGTCTGCCGGCGTTTTCGCCTACCACGGTGCATCGGGATGAGTGA
- the cbiE gene encoding precorrin-6y C5,15-methyltransferase (decarboxylating) subunit CbiE has product MAVSRSNVSIIGIGDDGLDGASEAVRRIITEADLLVGNDRVLALVPGNVTERLVLGADVEAAADRIAAEHGRVAVLVSGDPLFYGLARYLCDRVGIERCEIVPHVSSMQLAFARVKESWDDAYLTNLANHSLEAVVERIRTAEKVGLFTTDEHGPDAVAKALAKRKIDYFTAYVCENLGARNERVTRGSLADIAGQKFDPLNVMILVRSSDAPDRPRDASVRSLFGNPDEAFVQSKPKHGLLTPAEVRAVALAQMALSPRSIVWDVGAGSGSVSVEAALLAPAGQVFAIEQDAEDVELIRENADRFAAENVTPVVGRAPEVWADLPDPDAVFIEGSGREIARLAELAFERLKPGGRLVASVSSIEGLHEVKANLAAATSDVNVWMLSVARGTDQLQRLRLNALNPAFLVSATKTA; this is encoded by the coding sequence ATGGCGGTATCACGCTCCAACGTTTCGATCATCGGTATTGGCGACGACGGGCTCGACGGCGCTTCCGAAGCCGTTCGCCGCATCATCACTGAGGCGGACTTGCTGGTTGGTAACGACCGCGTGTTGGCGCTCGTCCCCGGCAACGTGACGGAACGGCTCGTCCTCGGCGCCGACGTCGAAGCGGCCGCCGACCGCATCGCCGCCGAACATGGACGCGTCGCCGTGCTCGTTTCGGGCGACCCGCTCTTCTACGGCTTGGCCCGCTATCTCTGCGATCGCGTCGGCATCGAGCGCTGCGAAATCGTGCCGCACGTCAGCAGCATGCAACTCGCCTTCGCCCGCGTGAAGGAGAGCTGGGACGATGCTTACCTCACCAACCTTGCGAACCACTCGCTCGAAGCCGTCGTCGAGCGGATCCGCACGGCCGAGAAGGTCGGCCTGTTCACTACCGACGAGCATGGCCCCGACGCCGTCGCAAAGGCCCTCGCGAAGCGGAAGATCGACTACTTCACCGCCTACGTTTGCGAGAACCTCGGCGCCCGCAACGAACGCGTCACCCGCGGTTCGCTCGCCGACATCGCCGGACAGAAGTTCGACCCGCTCAATGTGATGATCCTCGTCCGCAGCAGCGACGCCCCCGACCGCCCCCGCGACGCCTCGGTGCGCAGCCTGTTCGGCAACCCCGACGAGGCGTTTGTTCAATCAAAGCCGAAGCACGGCCTGCTCACCCCGGCCGAAGTCCGCGCCGTCGCCCTCGCGCAAATGGCGCTCTCGCCGCGGAGCATCGTGTGGGACGTCGGCGCCGGCAGCGGTTCGGTGAGCGTCGAAGCCGCGCTGTTGGCGCCCGCCGGGCAAGTGTTCGCCATCGAACAAGACGCCGAAGACGTCGAACTCATTCGCGAGAATGCTGACCGCTTCGCCGCCGAGAACGTGACGCCGGTCGTTGGTCGCGCCCCTGAAGTGTGGGCCGACCTGCCCGATCCCGACGCCGTCTTCATCGAAGGGAGCGGCCGCGAAATCGCGCGCTTGGCAGAACTAGCGTTCGAACGCCTCAAACCGGGCGGCCGCTTGGTCGCAAGCGTCTCAAGCATCGAGGGCCTGCACGAAGTGAAGGCGAACCTCGCCGCTGCCACCTCCGACGTCAACGTCTGGATGCTAAGCGTCGCCCGCGGCACCGACCAACTGCAACGCCTGCGCCTCAACGCGCTCAACCCCGCGTTCCTAGTCTCCGCCACCAAAACGGCCTAG